From the bacterium genome, one window contains:
- a CDS encoding Na+/galactose cotransporter, which produces MILQISWVDWLIIAIYFLFVLGIGFYLKKYTKTGEDFFIAGRKNSAWVAGLAFLSANMGALELLGMT; this is translated from the coding sequence ATGATTCTGCAGATTTCCTGGGTGGATTGGTTGATCATCGCGATCTATTTTCTTTTTGTCCTCGGGATCGGTTTTTATCTGAAAAAATACACCAAAACCGGCGAGGATTTTTTTATCGCCGGCCGCAAGAACAGCGCTTGGGTGGCCGGCCTCGCTTTTTTAAGCGCCAACATGGGCGCGCTGGAGCTGCTCGGTATGACC